From the genome of Anopheles funestus chromosome 2RL, idAnoFuneDA-416_04, whole genome shotgun sequence:
TCTGTCGCAGCactgttttgttaatttattagAGAGAAACGTATTTAATGTTTATCCAAAGCGCAGGATATCCTGATCTTGTAGACCCGTGACGTGGATGCTCTTCCATACTTACAACAACAtctgagggttttttttaaagattcttTTCTTGGacgccaaaaaaacaacattgccATAAAATAACAAAGCTTACACGAAGATGTACTCCCACCCCTATTCACCGTGTATCCTGTGTACCGCTCTAGTTCTCGGACCATTCCCCTCCCATCCTTCCCAATGGCACACTTTTTGTGGGTATAAAATGGCGCTATATCGATGATCACCACAAACCACAATGGTCTAGGGTCGTTTCGTCACCTGGAGAAAAGAAATTACATTCGTCTATTATTGCCTACCTGTACATCTGTGGTTCACCGAGGCTGTCGCGGGTACCTCTTTTTGGAGACGTTACgggatttttgtttatgttttgaaaagcGATAATGCGACCACAGGATAGACAGCACTGGACGACGACAAGGACGTGGCCGTTTTTCAACAGATGCACTTGCACCTTACCCCTTTACGGGAGGGCAGGCAAGCAGGCAAATACTAGACAACCGAGATGACCCGAAGTGTATGGAGAATTTATCAATGAACGGGAAATACCCTGCTCTGGTTCATTGATTCACCTACATTGCTATTTTTTAATGGGTTTTTCTTCTACCCATTTGTAGGCTCTTCACATATTCGCTACCTGTTGCAGCAGCCATGATAATTTGGAACgatcttttaaaaaatcaagcCTAAAGCAATACGGGCTAGTAAGCCAGAGTTTAACTCACACTTAGAACTAACTAAGGACGAACATAATTGTGAATCACTTTTAGGGACTAATTTATAGCACAAAACCTGCcgctttcttcttttgcacATGTCTGTATTTTGTTACGATCTTTCGTTTCCGACCTTGGAAACGATCTTGGAAAACACACGATCATTTCCGCGACGCCTCCAATTGTTTTCAGCTGTGTTCTTGTACTTCCTGTGTTCCTTTCAAAGTTCCGTTTACTTTTCCGTCCTGACTATGCGCCGGGTTTTCCGATCTGATGGGACAATTTCCGGCCAGCGACGATAGGAATCATCCTTCCAATTCGGTTATCAAACGTAAACCGTTCCATATGTCATTGTTATTCAGGATGTCTGCAAGAACTCCATCTTCTGCATACCACAAACGAATGGCTCTCTTAATGGTGGACAGTTTACCCCAGTGCCAGTTACCATCGTGCACGGTGAAATTCCCTACTCGTTCATGCTTTCCTACCTGTTTGCTCCCGTGTGTAAAACACGCCCCGCAACAGGGATGGCCAGATGTTTCCGGTATTTTTGTTACTTGCTGTTCTTACTACCCTTGGCCTGGGaagttttatgaatgaaagcTACCAACCCTTTCGATACAGTTGTAAAACTGTCCTTGTAGGAGTGTTGTACCtcgttggtttggtttttttttcacctacACACGCGCGAACTTTACCTAGTCCTAGCGTCCAACATAGAAAGGATCGCTTCTGCAGCCCCACTGGCTCATTAGCGAGCTGACCGTTGAGGTGTGAACACATGGTCTGAACCATCTACCGACTACGACATTTCGTGCAAAATACCGTGTGATGTGTGATCGATCGTGGTGAACATTGAACATCAATATTTAAGTGAAACGATCTgtgaaaaaatcattcaacacAATGAAGCGCAGCGTCATTCAATCGTATACAGCCGTGCGTTTAACTGTGTTACTTTGCTGTCTTGGAATGGCCACAGGCCGGATAATTCACCGGATTAGTGATTACAATGCGCCGATGGCGGAACCAGTGCGTCAGTGCCGTGCAATCTGCTTGGCAAACCATTTGCACGAGGAGATCAACAATATCGTCGTGACGGATGAGTGTACGGATCGGCCCAATTGCTTCATGTGCTGGGATTATTGCAAGATTCTGCACGAGGAGAAACGCATCGTTCGCGATTTGATGTGCAGTGATGTGATTTGTGTGAGTAGCT
Proteins encoded in this window:
- the LOC125762374 gene encoding uncharacterized protein LOC125762374; this encodes MKRSVIQSYTAVRLTVLLCCLGMATGRIIHRISDYNAPMAEPVRQCRAICLANHLHEEINNIVVTDECTDRPNCFMCWDYCKILHEEKRIVRDLMCSDVICYSGCKTACKYYGGFFRNVKPKTLLRTLALPTSHYAVEPSAT